Proteins found in one Paenibacillus borealis genomic segment:
- a CDS encoding transglutaminase-like domain-containing protein — MKHWMNGVKSSWHHALTLLWLMIIALQWLSYTEPFWLEETTAAVLLTLVAVALIEIIVPVKWIYRLMLEGVAAVYLVYRILLHYGEYVPNPWLPTLRERLPDIIAHMNPFIWFALGAWVLMLLSSWWVNGKARILMFIGMNITAFAALDSFTTAVLWQEVAWTVFAGMGWLVTRHLRSFQLHYPRGWTYLLKYPFKVALNIAIIFSFVIIAGVNMPDVRPTLTDPYTVWQEWSGNTPSSGTSAGGSGDSASGEGTAGGTTSGYSLNDDNLGGGFNFDYSPVMTVTSDLRTYMRGEIRSTYSGKGWSDDDPFERGPHSEVQVGEPLERAVAPKTETRTLKQTVKLLGGNSYPVLFGGYSISAVDSVDGEERSSGLSWRSADNELLWDSGGSTRSYPQTYVVTSEVPVVPFQELSTQTYEQLYGGTDIDEQYLQLPDNFPERVSALAEEITAGAQTPYEKAMLLQQYLQQTFPYTNQPDVSRAKSKDMVESFLFEIMEGYCDYYSTALVTMARSLDIPARWVKGYAPGEQAEIPDNLALQQGTTSLVNNNYTITNADAHSWAEIYFGDYGWVPVEATPGFNVPVLTQTEEDSVEEPEVQEEEQPEPEQEAANMAAGTDGFHPGVWVVTGAAVVLLLWTGFLLWQRRMSLRFLITRLRIGHQLTPVQKVVAETQRWVRYVRSKGMLKKEHETLRESVERWSLERPAAAGNLSTLLGMFERANYSPEVIEDKDWHSVYTEALRLRKSMKSGK, encoded by the coding sequence GGTGTGGCGGCAGTTTATCTCGTATATCGTATTCTTCTGCACTACGGGGAATATGTTCCGAATCCCTGGCTGCCGACACTTCGTGAACGGCTGCCGGATATCATAGCACATATGAATCCATTTATCTGGTTTGCCCTGGGCGCATGGGTGCTGATGCTGCTGTCATCCTGGTGGGTAAATGGCAAGGCGCGCATTCTAATGTTCATCGGGATGAATATTACGGCCTTCGCCGCGCTGGACTCTTTTACAACAGCTGTATTATGGCAGGAAGTGGCCTGGACCGTATTTGCCGGAATGGGCTGGCTGGTCACGAGGCACTTAAGAAGTTTTCAGCTGCACTATCCGCGGGGCTGGACCTATTTGCTCAAATATCCTTTCAAAGTAGCCCTTAATATTGCGATCATCTTCTCCTTTGTTATTATTGCCGGAGTGAATATGCCGGATGTACGCCCTACGTTAACCGACCCCTATACGGTCTGGCAGGAGTGGAGCGGTAATACACCTTCCTCCGGCACCTCTGCAGGCGGCAGCGGCGATAGTGCAAGCGGTGAAGGGACGGCAGGCGGAACTACCTCTGGATACAGCCTCAATGATGATAATCTTGGCGGAGGCTTTAACTTTGATTATTCGCCCGTAATGACAGTCACTTCCGATCTGCGTACCTATATGCGCGGAGAGATCCGGAGTACATATTCCGGAAAAGGCTGGAGTGACGATGATCCGTTTGAACGGGGACCACATAGCGAGGTGCAGGTGGGCGAGCCGCTGGAACGTGCTGTAGCCCCCAAAACAGAAACCCGGACGCTCAAGCAGACCGTTAAGCTGCTGGGCGGCAACAGTTATCCGGTCCTGTTCGGCGGTTACTCCATCTCAGCCGTTGATTCGGTTGATGGCGAAGAGAGAAGCAGCGGATTATCGTGGCGGAGCGCAGACAATGAGCTGTTATGGGATTCCGGAGGCAGCACACGATCTTATCCGCAGACCTATGTGGTGACTTCAGAGGTGCCGGTTGTTCCTTTTCAGGAGCTGAGCACACAGACGTATGAGCAGCTGTACGGGGGAACGGATATTGACGAGCAGTATCTTCAGCTGCCGGATAACTTTCCGGAGCGGGTAAGTGCGCTGGCGGAGGAGATTACTGCCGGAGCACAGACGCCGTACGAGAAGGCCATGCTGCTGCAGCAATATCTCCAGCAAACCTTCCCTTATACGAACCAGCCGGATGTCTCGCGCGCCAAAAGCAAGGATATGGTCGAGAGCTTCCTGTTTGAGATTATGGAAGGCTACTGCGATTATTATTCCACTGCACTCGTTACTATGGCGCGTTCCCTGGATATCCCGGCCCGCTGGGTAAAGGGTTATGCGCCCGGCGAACAGGCAGAAATCCCGGATAATCTGGCGCTCCAGCAAGGGACTACCAGCCTAGTGAATAATAACTATACGATCACGAACGCAGATGCCCACTCCTGGGCGGAGATCTATTTCGGTGACTACGGCTGGGTTCCGGTGGAAGCCACGCCAGGCTTCAATGTGCCGGTGCTGACCCAGACTGAGGAAGACAGCGTAGAAGAACCTGAAGTGCAGGAGGAAGAGCAACCGGAGCCTGAACAGGAAGCGGCAAATATGGCCGCCGGAACTGACGGTTTCCATCCGGGTGTCTGGGTAGTGACAGGAGCGGCGGTTGTTCTTCTGCTCTGGACCGGATTCCTGCTCTGGCAGCGGCGCATGAGTCTGCGGTTCCTGATCACGCGTCTGCGCATCGGCCATCAGCTGACTCCGGTACAAAAAGTTGTAGCAGAAACACAGCGCTGGGTAAGGTATGTCCGAAGTAAGGGTATGCTGAAGAAAGAGCATGAAACTTTGCGCGAATCTGTGGAACGCTGGAGCCTGGAACGCCCTGCCGCGGCGGGGAATCTGTCCACATTACTGGGCATGTTCGAGCGGGCGAATTACAGCCCGGAGGTTATTGAAGACAAAGACTGGCACAGCGTGTATACTGAAGCTTTGCGGCTGCGAAAAAGCATGAAATCCGGCAAGTAA
- a CDS encoding YqeG family HAD IIIA-type phosphatase — MFERLVPKLRVNTVFDIDLEELYRQGYRGIITDLDNTLVGAKAPLATPELLLWFTKVKELGFKLIIVSNNNMDRVSRFATPLNIEFVHQARKPSNAPFLKAMKLMDLKPEQTVVVGDQMLTDVYGGNRLGLYTVLVLPISVKDEGVGTRINRRVEQIALTRLRKQGLWQEEDKS; from the coding sequence TTGTTTGAAAGGTTAGTTCCCAAACTCCGGGTAAATACGGTATTTGATATTGATCTGGAAGAGCTGTACCGTCAAGGCTACCGCGGGATTATTACGGATCTGGATAATACGCTGGTCGGCGCCAAAGCGCCTCTGGCCACGCCTGAGCTGCTGCTCTGGTTCACGAAGGTGAAGGAGCTTGGCTTCAAGCTGATCATTGTTTCAAATAACAATATGGACCGGGTGTCGCGCTTTGCAACGCCGCTGAATATTGAATTTGTGCATCAGGCCCGCAAGCCGAGCAATGCCCCGTTTCTGAAGGCGATGAAGCTGATGGATCTGAAGCCGGAGCAGACGGTTGTGGTTGGCGACCAGATGCTTACAGATGTATACGGCGGCAACCGGCTCGGACTGTACACGGTACTCGTGCTGCCGATCTCCGTCAAGGATGAAGGCGTGGGTACAAGAATCAACCGCAGGGTGGAGCAGATTGCTCTGACACGTCTGCGCAAGCAAGGATTGTGGCAAGAGGAGGATAAATCTTAA
- the yqeH gene encoding ribosome biogenesis GTPase YqeH, translating into MNVLNDDKKRPEKCSGCGIKLQTVDKELPGYIPEAAFEREPVICQRCFRIKNYNEASSVSVNQDEFLKLLSGVGEKNALVIHIVDIFDFEGSLISGLQRFVGNNPVILAVNKSDLLPKVTNWNRLRNWMQQRCKEEGLRTAEIVLVSAKRNQGFDRLLEAVTELRGQRDVYVVGATNVGKSTLINRLISDYSDLEEELTTSRYPGTTLDMVKIPLDDGHYIIDTPGIVYPWRYSELVERKDLGAVMPENPLKPAVYQLNEGQSLFFGGLGRFDFVQGERQSFTCYISGTLKIHRTKLERADSLYQDHRGELLSPPGTADMDKLPQWQRHEFRIARNSETDLFISGLGWIKVNGTAGAVVAIHVPRGVKVLTRPSLI; encoded by the coding sequence ATGAATGTATTGAACGACGACAAGAAACGGCCTGAGAAATGCAGCGGCTGCGGCATCAAGCTCCAGACTGTAGACAAGGAACTTCCGGGCTATATCCCGGAGGCCGCATTTGAACGGGAGCCTGTCATTTGCCAGCGCTGTTTCCGGATTAAGAACTATAATGAAGCTTCTTCCGTATCGGTGAATCAGGATGAATTCCTGAAGCTGCTCAGCGGAGTAGGCGAGAAGAATGCACTGGTAATTCACATTGTGGATATTTTCGATTTCGAAGGCAGTCTGATCTCCGGGCTGCAGCGGTTTGTCGGCAATAACCCGGTTATTCTGGCGGTTAACAAAAGCGATTTGCTGCCTAAGGTGACCAACTGGAACAGACTGCGCAACTGGATGCAGCAGCGATGCAAGGAAGAGGGGCTGCGCACGGCGGAGATAGTGCTTGTCAGCGCGAAGCGCAATCAGGGCTTCGACCGACTGCTGGAGGCCGTAACCGAGCTGCGCGGACAGCGTGATGTCTATGTCGTCGGAGCGACCAATGTAGGCAAATCTACGCTGATCAACCGGCTGATCTCCGATTACAGCGATCTGGAAGAGGAGCTGACCACCTCACGTTATCCGGGTACGACGCTGGATATGGTCAAGATTCCGCTGGATGACGGACATTATATTATTGATACTCCGGGGATTGTCTATCCTTGGCGGTACAGTGAACTGGTTGAACGTAAGGATCTGGGCGCTGTAATGCCGGAGAATCCGCTCAAACCTGCAGTATATCAGCTGAATGAGGGCCAGTCGCTGTTCTTCGGCGGACTGGGACGTTTCGACTTCGTTCAGGGCGAACGCCAATCCTTTACCTGCTATATCAGTGGTACGCTGAAGATTCACCGCACGAAGCTTGAGCGCGCCGATTCGCTGTATCAGGATCACCGCGGAGAGCTTTTGTCGCCTCCGGGAACGGCGGATATGGATAAGCTGCCGCAGTGGCAGCGTCATGAGTTCCGCATCGCCAGGAATAGTGAGACGGATCTGTTCATCTCCGGCCTGGGCTGGATCAAGGTGAACGGTACGGCAGGTGCGGTTGTAGCCATACATGTGCCGCGCGGCGTTAAGGTGCTTACCCGTCCTTCGCTGATCTAA
- the aroE gene encoding shikimate dehydrogenase, producing MAETGLNGKDRQPELLLGVMGDPIAQSKSPLMHGAALKALGLSGAYVPLHITPDKLGDAVQAVRTLGFRGVNVTIPHKVAVMDYLDKLDASAVDVGAVNTIVNDNGVLTGFNTDGIGYVRSLKAEAAPELSGARILVIGAGGAARGIVSALLQERPASILIANRNEDRAHQLADSFRNRGNVAGTGMEAVPSVTGDMDIVINTTSVGMFPHMEEMPIDPACLHKGMIVSDLIYNPLHTRLLTESLQRGCIIHGGLGMFIYQGAYALEYWTGLAAPVDIMRQTIVDCLGGSAGEMISSK from the coding sequence ATGGCTGAGACAGGCCTGAACGGTAAAGACAGACAACCGGAGCTTCTGCTGGGCGTGATGGGCGACCCGATTGCCCAGTCTAAATCTCCGCTGATGCACGGTGCGGCACTGAAGGCGCTTGGACTGTCCGGTGCTTATGTGCCGCTGCATATCACTCCGGACAAGCTGGGGGATGCCGTGCAGGCGGTCAGGACCCTCGGCTTCCGCGGAGTGAATGTAACCATTCCGCATAAGGTTGCGGTGATGGACTATCTGGACAAGCTGGATGCCAGCGCGGTGGATGTCGGCGCGGTCAATACGATTGTTAACGACAACGGTGTGCTGACCGGCTTCAATACGGACGGCATCGGATATGTCCGTTCGCTCAAAGCGGAAGCCGCGCCGGAGCTGTCCGGTGCCCGCATCCTGGTGATCGGGGCCGGAGGGGCAGCCAGAGGCATTGTCTCGGCACTGCTGCAGGAGCGTCCGGCGTCTATTCTCATCGCCAACCGTAATGAGGACAGGGCACATCAGCTGGCAGACAGCTTCCGGAACAGAGGCAACGTAGCCGGAACCGGCATGGAAGCCGTTCCCTCCGTTACCGGCGACATGGATATCGTGATTAATACAACCTCGGTAGGCATGTTCCCCCACATGGAGGAAATGCCGATAGATCCGGCGTGCCTTCATAAGGGAATGATCGTAAGCGATCTGATATACAATCCGCTGCACACCCGGCTGCTTACGGAGAGCCTGCAGCGGGGCTGCATCATTCACGGAGGGCTGGGAATGTTCATATACCAGGGTGCCTATGCGCTGGAGTACTGGACAGGACTCGCAGCACCTGTAGATATCATGCGTCAGACTATTGTGGATTGCCTCGGCGGGAGTGCCGGGGAAATGATTTCGTCCAAGTAA
- the yhbY gene encoding ribosome assembly RNA-binding protein YhbY: MLTGKQKRYLRSLAHHLDAVFQVGKGGVNDHLIRHIEEAIEKRELMKISVLNNNADDPKEIGAALAEQSGSELVQVIGKTIVLYKESRDNKTIELPR, from the coding sequence ATGTTAACTGGTAAACAAAAACGCTATCTCCGCTCTTTGGCTCATCATCTGGATGCTGTATTCCAGGTCGGCAAAGGCGGCGTCAACGATCATCTGATCCGTCACATTGAAGAGGCTATTGAGAAACGCGAGCTGATGAAGATCAGCGTGCTGAACAACAATGCCGATGATCCTAAGGAAATTGGTGCCGCGCTTGCCGAGCAGTCCGGTTCGGAGCTTGTTCAGGTTATCGGCAAGACGATCGTTCTGTACAAGGAATCACGCGATAACAAAACGATTGAGCTTCCCCGCTAA
- a CDS encoding nicotinate-nucleotide adenylyltransferase: protein MKVGIMGGTFDPLHIGHMMAAETARESYGLQEVWFMPSHIPPHKHEAGATGEDRLAMVQEAVKDHPSFGILDWEVVRGGVSYTLETVISLQEEYPQYEFFFIVGADMVQYLPKWQGIEELVQRLTFIGVGRPGTPLDLGLLPGFIAGRVLLADMPLVDISSTMLRARAAEGKSIRYMVPDAVFDYVQRSGLYGVQPRSAD from the coding sequence TTGAAAGTAGGAATAATGGGAGGAACCTTCGATCCTCTGCATATCGGCCATATGATGGCGGCAGAAACTGCGAGAGAGAGCTACGGTCTGCAGGAGGTCTGGTTTATGCCTTCGCATATTCCGCCTCATAAGCATGAGGCCGGAGCAACAGGTGAGGACAGACTGGCTATGGTCCAGGAAGCGGTTAAGGACCATCCCTCTTTTGGCATTCTCGACTGGGAAGTGGTCAGAGGCGGAGTGTCCTATACACTGGAGACGGTGATCAGCCTGCAGGAGGAATATCCGCAGTATGAGTTCTTTTTCATCGTCGGAGCGGATATGGTTCAGTATTTGCCCAAGTGGCAGGGGATTGAAGAGCTGGTGCAGAGACTGACCTTCATCGGTGTCGGACGTCCGGGGACTCCGCTCGATCTTGGGCTGCTGCCAGGCTTCATCGCCGGCCGGGTACTGCTGGCGGATATGCCGCTGGTGGATATCTCCTCCACGATGCTCAGAGCCCGGGCTGCCGAAGGGAAATCCATCCGCTACATGGTGCCGGACGCTGTGTTTGATTATGTTCAAAGGAGTGGATTGTATGGAGTACAGCCGCGAAGCGCTGATTGA
- the yqeK gene encoding bis(5'-nucleosyl)-tetraphosphatase (symmetrical) YqeK: MEYSREALIEEVSDQMPDKRWKHTLGVMESSVKLAQRYGADPARAETAAILHDVAKYWPVERMREIIEQNGLSAELLKYDKQLWHAEVGAYVAEHDYGITDSEVLDAIRYHTSGRENMSLLEKIVCLADYIEPGRDFPGVDEIRRLAKVSLEEGLVAGLDSTISLLLEKRRIVFPLTVLARNDLVRILEDKI; encoded by the coding sequence ATGGAGTACAGCCGCGAAGCGCTGATTGAAGAGGTCTCGGACCAGATGCCGGACAAACGCTGGAAGCATACACTCGGTGTAATGGAATCCTCTGTGAAGCTGGCGCAGCGCTATGGCGCTGATCCTGCGCGGGCGGAGACAGCCGCGATTCTCCATGATGTCGCCAAGTACTGGCCTGTGGAGCGGATGCGGGAGATCATTGAGCAGAACGGGCTTTCCGCTGAGCTTTTGAAATACGACAAGCAGCTGTGGCATGCCGAAGTAGGGGCATACGTCGCTGAGCATGATTATGGAATTACGGATTCTGAGGTACTGGACGCGATCCGCTACCACACCTCGGGACGGGAGAACATGAGCCTGCTGGAAAAAATCGTCTGTCTGGCCGATTATATTGAGCCTGGACGGGATTTCCCCGGTGTGGATGAGATACGCAGGCTGGCTAAGGTCAGCCTGGAGGAAGGGCTGGTAGCGGGACTGGATTCTACCATCAGCCTGCTGCTGGAAAAGCGCCGGATTGTGTTTCCGCTTACGGTGCTGGCGCGCAACGATTTAGTAAGAATACTGGAGGATAAAATATGA